One stretch of Dokdonia sp. Hel_I_53 DNA includes these proteins:
- a CDS encoding DUF6268 family outer membrane beta-barrel protein encodes MNRYTKSLPLAIFLFAFAKAITAQSYVDLVKFNYGSIINAGYENSDEHTDISLINGTITLPIPVTEDVAIITGAEFISQNLSLSPNAFETNISSIALRAGLSWKHSDKWSGTYVLIPKMAGEELNFEGDNFFLGAIALLKYQKTSSTQYRFGIYASDEAFGTLVTPILGMYYNSPSNNWEVTANLPLTADVNYSFNPGLALGFALQSQVRSYGLKPIEGIENRYVQGQNIEFGPYIQQSFLDKKLLLNFQTGYASIDYASYAVSDKVSWRLLAFDFGDNRTQLNPVTTGSIFLRIGAIYRFHLKTDED; translated from the coding sequence ATGAATAGATATACTAAAAGTCTTCCGTTGGCAATTTTCCTTTTCGCTTTCGCGAAAGCGATTACCGCACAATCATATGTTGATCTAGTAAAGTTTAATTATGGGTCTATCATAAATGCTGGCTATGAAAATAGTGATGAGCATACAGATATATCTTTAATTAATGGAACAATCACACTTCCCATTCCCGTAACCGAAGATGTAGCCATTATTACTGGAGCAGAATTTATAAGTCAAAATCTTTCACTAAGTCCTAATGCTTTTGAAACCAACATATCCTCCATAGCTTTAAGAGCAGGTTTATCTTGGAAACATAGTGACAAGTGGTCTGGTACGTATGTACTCATACCAAAAATGGCTGGTGAGGAACTTAATTTTGAGGGAGATAATTTCTTTTTGGGTGCAATTGCTCTTTTAAAATATCAAAAGACCTCTAGCACGCAATATCGTTTTGGCATTTATGCCTCAGATGAAGCTTTTGGTACGCTGGTAACTCCCATACTAGGTATGTACTATAATAGCCCATCGAACAATTGGGAGGTTACGGCAAACCTGCCACTCACAGCAGATGTGAATTATAGCTTTAATCCAGGTCTTGCGCTTGGTTTTGCCTTACAATCTCAAGTACGCTCCTATGGACTTAAACCTATCGAGGGAATTGAAAATCGATACGTTCAAGGTCAGAATATAGAATTTGGACCTTACATACAGCAATCTTTTTTAGATAAAAAATTGTTGTTAAACTTTCAAACGGGTTATGCCAGCATTGATTATGCGAGTTATGCCGTTAGTGATAAAGTGTCTTGGCGATTATTAGCTTTTGATTTTGGAGATAATCGTACACAACTTAATCCAGTCACAACGGGTTCAATCTTTTTGCGAATAGGAGCTATTTATAGATTTCATCTCAAAACGGATGAGGATTAA
- a CDS encoding energy transducer TonB, translated as MKRSLYRVVFICTAVLFLLSCDQLQTKKIESSQYLAEDWKAINLNEVDVYPTFEICNNTPENEEMRLCFEKTVTSIFYEALNKHQVVVSQDLEETVVVDFVINKKGNYCIDTLRVTEAVRFEIPELEQWIHEAARELPKAFPARKEGVPVKTRFKIPVIFKVEE; from the coding sequence ATGAAGAGGAGTCTATATCGTGTAGTTTTTATCTGTACAGCGGTACTGTTTTTACTAAGCTGTGATCAATTACAGACTAAAAAAATCGAGTCTTCTCAATACCTTGCAGAAGACTGGAAAGCCATTAACCTTAATGAAGTAGACGTATATCCTACTTTTGAAATATGTAATAACACTCCAGAAAATGAAGAAATGCGTCTTTGCTTTGAAAAGACCGTTACAAGCATTTTTTACGAAGCACTTAATAAACATCAGGTTGTAGTTTCTCAAGACTTAGAGGAAACCGTGGTGGTAGATTTTGTGATTAATAAAAAAGGCAATTACTGTATTGATACGTTACGTGTTACAGAGGCTGTACGTTTTGAAATTCCAGAGCTAGAACAGTGGATTCATGAAGCTGCCAGAGAGCTCCCAAAAGCGTTTCCAGCCAGAAAAGAAGGGGTGCCAGTCAAAACTAGATTTAAAATCCCAGTAATCTTTAAAGTAGAAGAATAA
- a CDS encoding NAD(P)H-binding protein, giving the protein MSKTAIVLGATGLTGGLLTELLIKDASFSKVKLFTRRPTEFSHEKVEEIICDLLDMNTFKDDFIGDVVFCCIGTTKAQTPDKEKYHAIDFGIPVNTAKLAKEKGITNYLVISSMGTSTNSPFFYVRTKGEMERDVLKVGIENTYILKPAFINGRPNEERKGEKIIKSMMSVLDVILIGPLKKWRSTQATEIAKAILQLALKPVDHSEIENIEIKELSKLYTIDSK; this is encoded by the coding sequence ATGTCAAAAACTGCAATCGTATTAGGAGCTACTGGACTCACAGGAGGCCTACTTACGGAACTTCTTATCAAAGATGCTTCGTTTTCAAAAGTCAAACTCTTTACCAGAAGACCCACAGAATTCTCGCATGAAAAAGTTGAAGAAATTATTTGTGACTTACTCGATATGAACACTTTTAAAGATGACTTTATTGGAGATGTTGTATTCTGTTGCATAGGGACCACTAAAGCGCAGACCCCAGACAAAGAGAAATACCACGCGATTGATTTTGGAATTCCTGTAAACACAGCAAAACTTGCGAAGGAAAAAGGTATTACAAATTACCTTGTCATTTCGTCAATGGGTACCTCAACTAATAGTCCATTTTTTTATGTAAGGACTAAAGGAGAAATGGAACGTGATGTTTTAAAAGTAGGTATAGAAAACACTTACATACTTAAGCCTGCATTTATAAACGGCCGACCGAATGAGGAGCGCAAAGGGGAAAAAATTATAAAATCGATGATGTCAGTTCTTGACGTGATTTTGATCGGTCCGCTAAAAAAATGGAGGTCTACTCAGGCTACTGAAATTGCAAAAGCAATACTGCAACTTGCCTTAAAACCAGTAGATCACTCAGAGATTGAAAACATTGAAATTAAAGAGCTTAGTAAATTGTATACAATCGACTCGAAGTAA
- the hemW gene encoding radical SAM family heme chaperone HemW, whose protein sequence is MSSLYIHIPFCKQACHYCDFHFSTTMGKKEEMIAAIIRELELRKDEFEGEEVSNIYFGGGTPSVLDTEEINQIIDACYKNYNIQEDPEITLEANPDDLTEIKINQLAASRINRLSIGVQSFFEQDLKLMNRAHNAQEAIDCITLSRKRFPNSSLDLIYGIPEMSMERWEQNIDTALSLGVPHISAYALTVEPKTALENFIKKGIVPPVQDEVAQEHHALLIKKMEAEGYENYEFSNFALPGYHSKNNTAYWQGKKYIGIGPSAHSYDGKRRAWNINNNPKFIKAITAGELPQEVEKLTLTDSYNEYVMTRLRTKYGVSLNEINSLFGAKFKNYFLEHSKKHLDEHLLFREEDRVYVSRKGKFLSDGIASDLFLLNLG, encoded by the coding sequence ATGTCTAGTCTTTACATCCATATACCGTTTTGCAAGCAGGCGTGTCACTATTGTGACTTCCACTTTTCTACTACCATGGGGAAAAAGGAGGAGATGATAGCAGCGATAATTCGGGAATTAGAGCTTCGCAAAGACGAGTTTGAGGGTGAAGAAGTTTCAAATATCTATTTTGGCGGGGGGACTCCTTCTGTGCTCGATACAGAAGAAATTAACCAAATTATTGACGCGTGTTATAAAAATTATAACATTCAAGAGGATCCAGAAATCACTTTAGAAGCAAATCCAGATGATCTCACAGAGATAAAAATCAACCAGTTAGCTGCCTCGAGAATCAATAGACTGAGCATTGGAGTACAATCTTTTTTTGAGCAAGATTTAAAATTAATGAACCGTGCTCATAATGCACAAGAGGCGATTGACTGTATCACGCTTTCGCGAAAGCGTTTTCCCAATAGTTCACTCGACCTCATTTACGGTATCCCAGAGATGAGTATGGAGCGTTGGGAACAGAACATTGACACCGCTCTTTCTTTAGGTGTTCCTCACATTTCTGCCTATGCTTTAACGGTTGAGCCTAAAACTGCTCTTGAAAACTTCATAAAAAAGGGTATTGTCCCTCCGGTACAAGATGAAGTAGCTCAAGAACATCATGCCTTATTAATTAAGAAAATGGAGGCGGAAGGATATGAAAATTACGAGTTTTCAAATTTTGCATTACCTGGCTACCATTCAAAGAATAATACGGCTTACTGGCAGGGTAAAAAATATATAGGGATAGGACCCTCTGCGCATAGTTACGATGGGAAGAGACGCGCGTGGAATATCAATAACAACCCAAAATTTATTAAGGCAATCACAGCGGGAGAGCTCCCTCAAGAAGTAGAGAAACTTACACTTACAGATAGTTATAATGAGTATGTGATGACACGATTGCGTACTAAATATGGTGTGTCTTTAAATGAGATCAATTCCTTGTTTGGTGCGAAGTTTAAAAATTACTTTCTAGAACATTCTAAAAAGCATCTGGACGAGCATTTACTTTTTAGAGAAGAAGATCGTGTCTACGTTTCAAGAAAAGGAAAATTCCTAAGTGACGGTATCGCTAGCGACTTATTCTTGCTTAATTTGGGGTAA
- a CDS encoding glycosyltransferase → MIWLIIIPFALYVITIGALYIGSILEKEFVPKLSTPITRFSVIIPFRNEADNLLNLLSSLNSLTYPTALFEIILVNDASTDNSERIVLDFIKKHATNHIRLIDNQIKSSSPKKDALQTAIHLASGDWIVTTDADCIVQPSWLDVLDHFIRAKNCQLVVMPVAIAISEKRSFFKAYEQLDFLSLMGATVGGFGLKLPFLCNGANLAFDKEHFLKLNGYDAHNHIASGDDHFLLEQMASRKDANIQYLKSSLVITTTQPQKSWTGFINQRIRWAKKATHYSFWFSKYIGLLVLVVNALWVFLFSYLIFTLFDNFLLKTGVYHYALLIILPLLIVKLIIDAQLILKEAAFYKRWRYIAYLPLVSIFYPFISTYIALNALMVGFEWKGRNYRR, encoded by the coding sequence ATGATATGGCTTATTATCATACCTTTTGCTTTGTATGTAATCACCATTGGGGCTTTATATATAGGCAGTATCTTAGAGAAAGAGTTTGTTCCTAAATTATCCACTCCCATCACTCGATTTTCTGTTATTATTCCATTTAGAAATGAAGCTGATAACCTTTTAAATCTACTCTCTTCCTTAAATAGCTTAACGTATCCCACGGCATTATTTGAAATTATACTCGTAAATGATGCCTCAACCGATAATTCTGAACGTATTGTTTTAGATTTCATTAAAAAGCATGCTACAAATCATATACGTTTAATCGATAATCAAATAAAATCCTCGTCACCAAAAAAAGATGCGTTACAAACGGCAATACATCTTGCCTCTGGTGACTGGATTGTAACTACAGATGCAGATTGTATTGTACAACCTTCTTGGCTTGATGTTCTTGATCATTTTATAAGGGCTAAAAACTGCCAATTGGTTGTTATGCCTGTTGCGATTGCCATATCAGAGAAACGATCATTCTTTAAAGCTTACGAGCAGCTAGATTTTTTAAGTTTGATGGGAGCTACTGTAGGTGGATTTGGACTAAAGCTACCTTTTCTATGCAACGGTGCAAATCTTGCTTTTGATAAAGAACATTTCTTGAAATTAAATGGATACGATGCTCATAACCACATCGCTAGTGGAGATGATCATTTTTTACTGGAACAAATGGCGAGTCGAAAGGATGCAAACATTCAATACCTAAAATCTTCTTTAGTAATTACAACTACACAGCCACAAAAAAGTTGGACTGGTTTTATAAATCAAAGAATACGATGGGCAAAAAAAGCTACTCATTATAGTTTTTGGTTTTCAAAATATATTGGGCTCTTAGTTTTGGTAGTTAATGCACTTTGGGTTTTTCTATTTAGTTACTTAATATTTACCTTATTTGATAATTTTCTATTGAAGACTGGTGTATACCATTATGCATTATTAATCATTTTACCACTGCTAATTGTTAAGCTTATAATAGACGCCCAGTTAATCCTAAAAGAGGCTGCATTTTATAAAAGATGGCGATATATAGCCTATCTTCCATTAGTATCCATATTCTATCCATTTATAAGCACTTACATCGCTTTAAATGCCTTAATGGTTGGTTTTGAATGGAAAGGACGTAACTACCGTAGATAA
- the ruvC gene encoding crossover junction endodeoxyribonuclease RuvC, producing MVEEKIILGIDPGTTIMGFGLIKVVNKKMEFIQFNELLLQKYNDPYVKLKLIFERTIHLIDTYHPDEIAIEAPFFGKNVQSMLKLGRAQGVAMAAGLSRQIPITEYLPKKIKMAITGNGNASKEQVAKMLQSVLKLKTLPKNLDATDGLAAAVCHFYNSGRVEIGKSYSGWESFVKQNEKRIKK from the coding sequence TTGGTAGAAGAAAAAATCATATTAGGTATCGATCCAGGAACTACAATTATGGGGTTTGGACTTATAAAGGTGGTAAATAAAAAGATGGAATTCATTCAGTTTAATGAGTTGCTTTTACAGAAATATAACGACCCATATGTCAAGCTAAAACTGATTTTTGAACGAACTATTCACCTCATAGATACCTACCATCCTGATGAAATTGCTATTGAAGCGCCATTTTTTGGAAAAAACGTACAGAGTATGCTTAAATTAGGTAGGGCACAAGGTGTAGCCATGGCTGCTGGGCTTTCAAGGCAAATACCTATTACAGAGTATTTACCTAAAAAAATAAAAATGGCAATTACCGGCAATGGTAATGCCAGTAAAGAACAAGTAGCAAAAATGCTGCAATCTGTTCTTAAACTCAAAACCCTCCCTAAAAACTTAGACGCAACAGATGGACTCGCTGCTGCTGTGTGTCATTTTTACAATTCTGGACGTGTAGAAATAGGGAAGAGTTACTCTGGATGGGAAAGTTTTGTAAAGCAAAATGAGAAACGAATAAAAAAGTAG
- a CDS encoding tetratricopeptide repeat protein produces MKNLIGILLILGSIKAGAQSSALTIGDSLYASGNYSKAIASYVSVVNPNSKTFLQIARAYNAKGVKGSALEYYKKSIQKENRQPIAQLEYGKLLLSQLKFYTADTVFSSLTNQYPDNPEYYYQLGRSLQLIERKNKTDSTSIASVSTIELPETAFAKAVQLDSTHQKAMYDLSKIYLAKRDYTNVEKITSKALESDPENIKMISLQAQNYYYKGWWTEAIVRFEKLISLGQSTSFIHDKLGRSYYQKRQYKKAIAQYEILLESADDDWGLHLTLSRLYAFENELEKSITSGKQALYLKDLPLDDVFFTLGRSYELKRDYKQALNYYSNALKENSNNDDARYGLAVAADNYYEDKSEVLKMYETYVNSLDKSKITPYKARLAELRIQELKRQIFVESNQ; encoded by the coding sequence ATGAAAAACTTAATTGGAATCTTATTAATCTTAGGTAGTATAAAAGCCGGAGCACAGTCTTCGGCTTTAACTATTGGTGATAGTTTATATGCGTCAGGGAACTATTCAAAAGCAATTGCTAGTTATGTATCTGTAGTAAACCCAAATTCTAAAACATTTTTACAAATCGCCAGAGCTTATAATGCAAAGGGGGTAAAAGGTTCAGCACTAGAATACTATAAAAAGTCAATTCAAAAAGAGAATCGGCAGCCTATCGCACAATTAGAATATGGAAAGCTATTGCTCTCGCAATTAAAATTTTACACCGCAGATACCGTATTTTCCTCGCTCACAAACCAGTATCCAGATAATCCAGAATATTATTACCAATTAGGAAGATCTTTACAGCTAATTGAGAGAAAAAATAAAACGGACTCAACCTCAATTGCATCCGTTAGTACTATTGAATTACCTGAGACCGCTTTCGCGAAAGCGGTACAACTAGATTCCACCCATCAGAAGGCGATGTATGACTTATCTAAAATATATCTTGCAAAAAGGGACTATACAAATGTTGAAAAAATCACAAGCAAGGCGTTAGAAAGCGACCCAGAAAATATTAAAATGATAAGCCTTCAGGCGCAGAATTATTATTACAAAGGCTGGTGGACAGAAGCGATTGTGCGTTTTGAAAAATTGATCTCATTAGGGCAATCTACTAGTTTTATTCATGACAAATTGGGTAGATCTTATTACCAAAAAAGACAATATAAAAAAGCGATAGCCCAGTACGAGATACTGTTAGAATCTGCAGATGATGATTGGGGCTTACATCTTACACTTTCTAGACTTTATGCTTTTGAAAATGAACTAGAAAAATCAATAACCTCTGGAAAGCAAGCACTTTATTTAAAGGATTTGCCGCTCGATGATGTGTTCTTTACATTAGGTAGATCTTACGAATTAAAAAGGGATTACAAACAAGCTTTAAATTATTACAGCAATGCCCTGAAGGAGAATTCTAATAATGATGACGCGCGCTATGGTCTAGCAGTAGCAGCAGATAATTATTATGAAGATAAAAGTGAGGTACTCAAAATGTATGAAACGTATGTGAATAGCCTAGATAAAAGTAAGATTACACCTTACAAAGCTAGACTTGCAGAGTTGCGTATACAGGAGCTAAAGCGGCAAATTTTTGTGGAAAGTAACCAATAG
- a CDS encoding cyclase family protein, protein MHAKITHNNKIYAVDLSKPIDISIPLRQDKNPTAWYLEGPKFEPVTDGEWVGKVSEGGDVNFTTITFNPHSHGTHTESAGHITEKVYSINKQLTQFFFIAEVITVIPEPLDNEDDDFILKDRQFARLLRDKSPEALVVRTLPNAREKKTMDWSHTNWPYVEDKAMARFCRNGIKHLLIDLPSVDKEKDGGELKSHHAFWNIPKNIRLDATITEMIYVPHDVPDGTYLLNLQIASFENDATPSKPVLYAIE, encoded by the coding sequence GTGCACGCAAAAATTACCCATAACAATAAAATCTACGCTGTAGATTTATCCAAACCTATCGATATTTCTATACCGCTTAGGCAAGATAAAAATCCAACTGCGTGGTATCTCGAAGGGCCAAAATTTGAACCCGTAACTGACGGGGAATGGGTAGGAAAAGTAAGTGAAGGAGGAGATGTAAACTTCACAACCATTACTTTTAACCCGCATTCTCACGGTACGCATACAGAATCTGCCGGTCACATTACAGAAAAAGTATATAGCATCAATAAACAGCTTACACAATTTTTCTTCATTGCAGAAGTAATCACAGTCATACCAGAACCTCTAGATAATGAAGATGATGATTTTATCCTAAAAGATAGACAGTTTGCAAGGTTGCTTAGAGATAAATCCCCCGAAGCATTAGTAGTAAGAACACTCCCTAATGCGAGAGAGAAAAAAACGATGGATTGGTCACACACCAATTGGCCTTACGTAGAGGATAAAGCAATGGCGAGATTTTGTCGTAATGGTATCAAGCACCTGCTTATTGATTTGCCTAGTGTAGACAAAGAAAAAGATGGTGGCGAACTCAAATCTCATCACGCTTTTTGGAATATTCCCAAAAATATACGCTTAGACGCGACCATAACAGAGATGATTTACGTGCCACATGATGTTCCAGACGGTACCTATCTTCTCAATTTACAGATTGCATCTTTCGAAAATGACGCAACACCTAGTAAGCCAGTTTTGTATGCTATAGAATAA
- a CDS encoding CYTH domain-containing protein translates to MLEIERKFLVISDAFKEEAQVTTRITQGYLSVDPERTVRVRIKGDKGYLTIKGKSSSSGMSRIEVEEEIIIPKAEQLLKLSLPGVIDKTRYEIPAGKHLWEVDIFYGENNGLILAEIELTAEDEHFEKPSWLGKEVTGDIRYYNAQLSKHPYTRW, encoded by the coding sequence ATGCTGGAAATAGAACGTAAATTCTTAGTGATTTCAGATGCTTTTAAAGAAGAAGCTCAGGTTACTACTCGCATTACCCAAGGGTATCTTTCCGTTGACCCAGAACGTACCGTTAGAGTGCGAATTAAAGGTGATAAAGGTTATCTCACTATAAAAGGAAAGTCCAGTAGTAGCGGGATGTCTCGTATTGAAGTAGAGGAAGAAATTATAATTCCAAAAGCAGAGCAACTTTTAAAACTTTCCTTACCCGGAGTAATAGATAAAACACGCTATGAGATACCGGCAGGGAAACATTTATGGGAAGTAGATATCTTCTATGGTGAAAATAACGGACTTATACTTGCAGAAATTGAACTTACTGCAGAAGATGAACATTTTGAAAAACCTTCTTGGCTAGGAAAAGAAGTTACAGGTGACATAAGATATTACAATGCTCAACTTTCTAAACATCCTTATACTAGATGGTGA